Below is a genomic region from Bradyrhizobium sp. 1(2017).
GCATTTCGTGGAACATCCTCGGCCAGACCTATGTGCCGAAAAGCAAGACGGAACACAGCTTCTCCTGGCATGCGACACTGCCGCCGGGCACGTTCGTGCCGCCGCATATTCATCCCGACCAGGATGAGTATCTCTACATGCTGGAGGGCAAGCTCGACTTCATGCTCGGCAATTCGGAGGCGCAGGCCACCGCGGGCGACCTGATCCGCCTCGGCATGGGCGTGCCGCACGGCATCTTCAACAAGTCGGAGCAGACCGCAAAAGTGCTGTTCTGGGTGTCGCCGACCAAAAAGCTGTTCGACCTGTTCTGGGGCCTTCACAACATGAAGGAGCAGAAGCCCGAGGACGTGGTGGCGATGGCCGCCGAGTTCAACATCCACTTCCTGCCGCCGCCGCCCGGCGGCTAGCAGCGCGTCTTAAGCACGCACCGCCGCAAGTCCCGGCACTGCGGCGAAGCCTGCCTTGGTGGCATAGCCGCGCACGATGGCTTCGCGCTGGGAGTAGCTCAGCACGTTGTCGACATTGTCAAACCCATCGGGCGCGAGCTGCTCGACGGCGTCGATGACGCCTTCGGGGCCGCCGCGGCGGTTGGAGCGGACGATGTCAGCCGTCATCGGCAAGCGCTTCTTTTCGTATTCAAGCAGCGCCTGGCGCGGGTGGTCGGCGCGCACCAGCGCATCGGCAAGGCAGCGCGCGTCGAGGATCGCCTGCGAGGCGCCATTGGAGCCGACCGGATACATGGGATGCGCGGCGTCGCCGAGCAGCGTGACGCGCCCGGACGACCAATAGGGCAAGGGATCGCGATCGCAGGTCGGATATTCGTAGAATTCCGGCGTCGCCGAGATCAGGCTCTTCACGTCGATATGGGGAATCGAGAAGCGCGCGACATGCGGCATCAGTTCCTCGCGGCGGCCCGGCCGCGACCAGTCTTCTTTCCGCGGCGGCGGAGCGTTACCCTCGCCGACCTTCACCAGGACTGCCCAATTGGTCAGGCGGCTCGCCGGGCCCGATCCTTCTGCGATCGGATAGATCACCACCTTGGCATTGAGACCCCCGGCCACGATCATGGATTTGCCGGTCAGGAACAGCGGCCAGTCGCGCGCACCGCGCCACAGCATCAGGCCGTTCCAGCACGGTGGCCCCTCGTTCGGGAACAGCGTGTCGCGGACGCGCGAATGGATGCCGTCGGCGCCGATCAGGATATCCCCCCGCGCGGTGTGAACGTGTGCGCCGGCGCGATCAAAGAAATAGGCGGTGACGCCGCCCTCGTCCTGCGTGAAAGCGCCGAGCCGGCAGCCGGTGTGTATCGCTGCGTGTCCGAGCCGCTCCTCGACCGCGCGATGGATGACGCCCTGAAGGCGGCCACGATGGATCGAGAATTGCGGCACGTCGTGGCCGGCGTCGATGCCGCGGGCTTCGCGCCAGACCTCCTGGCCGTGGCGATTAAGATAATAGAGTTGATCGGTGCGGATCGCGACGTCGTCGAGCTTCTGCAACAGGCCGAGTCCTGCCAGCTCGCGCATGGCATGCGGCAACGTGTTGATTCCGACGCCGAGCTCGCGAATGGTGTCGGCCTGCTCGAAGATCTCGCAATCCAGGCCGCGCGAGCGCAACATCAATGCCGTGGTGAGACCACCGATACCGCCACCGACGATAATCGCCTTCATCGCCCAAACTCCACTCGAAACACAGGCAATGCGTTAACGTCGCACGGGCGGTCACTCCGCCGCAAGCGGCTTTGTCGCCTCCGCCTTGAGCTCGGCCCGGGTCTTGGGCTTAGCCTTAATTCTCAGCTCCTCCAGGTCCTGGCGGTCGCGGACGCTGTTGCGGAAAATTTGATCCTTTCCGGGCAGATATTGCGGCGGGCAGAACGCATCGTTTGCCCCGTACCAGGCCGCCGCCTTCATGGTGAAGAAGGGATCGACCAGATGCGGGCGGCCGAGCGCGACGAGATCGGCCCGGCCGGCGGCCAGAATGGTGTTGGCCTGGTCCGCCGTCGTGATGTTGCCGACGCACATGGTGGCCACGCGCGCCTCGTTGCGGACCTGGTCCGAAAAGGGCGTCTGGAACATGCGCCCGTAGATCGGCTGCGCGTCGCGAACAGTCTGGCCGGTCGAGACGTCGACGAGATCGACGCCGGCCTCGGCAAAGGCGCGCGCGATGGCGACGGCATCGTCGCCCGTGATGCCGCCGTCGGCCCAGTCGGTGGCGGAGATGCGCACCGACATCGGCTTGTGCAACGGCCACACCGCGCGCAGCGCCTCGAAGATCTCGCGCGGGAAACGCAGACGGTTTTCCAGCGAACCGCCATAGTCGTCGGTGCGGGTGTTGGTCAGCGGCGAGATGAAGCTCGCGAGCAGATAGCCATGGGCGCAGTGCAATTCGAGCATGTCAAAGCCGCAGCGCTCGCCGCGCTCGGCCGCCGCCACGAAAGCTTCCTTCACCGCGTTCATGCCGGCACGATCGAGCTCGCGCGGCACCTGACTGTCGGGGAAATAGGGCAGCGGCGATGCCGAAAAAACCTCCCAGCCGCCCTGCTCCAGGGGACGATCCATGCCGTCCCACATCAATTTGGTCGCGCCCTTGCGGCCCGCGTGCCCCAGTTGCAGGCAGATCTTCGCAGCCGAATTGCCGTGGACGAAATCCACGATCCGACGCCAGGACGCCTCCTGCTCGTCGTTCCACAGGCCGGCGCAACCGGGCGTGATCCGGGCATCGCGGCTGACACAGGTCATCTCGGTGAAGATCAATCCGGCGCCGCCGATCGCGCGCGAGCCGTAATGCACCAGATGGAAGTCGGTCGGCACGCCCTCCTTGGCCGAATACATGCACATCGGCGACACCACCGCGCGATTGGCGAGCTCCATCTCGCGCAAGCGGAGCGGCTGGAACAGCGGCACCATCGGCCGGTCGGTGTCGACATCGAAGCCGCTGCTATGCACCTGCCGGGCGAACGACTTCTCGACCTCAGCCACGAAATCCGGCGCGCGAAGCTTCAGATTGTCATAGGTGATCGCCTTCGAGCGCGTCATCACGCCGAATGCGAACTGCACGGGATCGAAGTCCCAGAAGCGATCGACGTGCTCGAACCACACCAGCGAGACGTCGGCGGCATGCTGCGTCTTCTCGACCTCCTCGCGGCGACCGTGCTCGTAGACCTCGAGCGCGGCCTTGACGCTGGAGGCCTTCTCCATTGCGTCGGCCAGCGCGATCGCATCCTCCATCGCGAGCTTGGTGCCCGACCCGATCGAGAAATGCGCGCTCGCCTTGGCATCGCCGAGCAGGACCATGTTGTCCTTGACCCAGCGCTTGCTGCGGATCATCGGGAAGTTGCGCCACATCGAGCGGTTGGTCAGCAGCTGGTGCCCGCCGAGGAACCAGCCGAAAATCTCCGCCATCCGCGCGGCGGACTGGGCTTCGTTCAGCCCTGTCAGCCCGGCCCGCTCGAACGTCTCGGGGTCCGTCTCGAAGATCCAGGTCGAATGCCCAGCCTCGTACTGATAGGCATGGGCAATGAACGGTCCCCACTCGGTTTCCTGGAAGATGAAGGTGAAGGCGTCGAGTGGCTTGGTCGAGCCCATCCAGGCGAACTTGTTAGAGCGGATGTCGACCTCGGGCTGGAAATGATCGAGATATTTCTCGCGGAAGCGGCTGTTGATGCCGTCCGCGAGCAGGATGAGGTCGGCGTCGGCGAAGCGGGATTCATCGTCGATATCCACTTCGAAATGCAGGGCAACGCCCAGCTCTCGCGCGCGCTCCTGGAGGATCAGCAGCAGCTTCTGCCGTGAGCAGCCGCAAAAGCCGTTGCCGCCGACCCGATGCACCGTGCCGCGGAAATGCACGGCAATGTCGTCCCAATAGGCGAATTCCTGGGTGATGCGGCGGTAGCTCGGAAGATCGTGCTTCTCGAAATTGTCCAGCGTGGCATCGGAGAACACCACGCCGAAGCCGAAGGTGTCGTCGGCCCGATTGCGCTCATACACGGTGACTTCGGCGCCCGGGCGCTGCTTCTTGAGCAGGATCGCAGCGTAGAGACCTGCAGGTCCACCACCGATGATCGCGACTTTCATGGGAGCCTCGCCAATTCACCCGGCCATGAAACTATTTTAAGCCTAAAATAATTTCGCGCAAGTCCCCCGTCGCGGCTTCCCCGTAAAGAGGACCGCCCTAGTCGCCCCTGAAGACCGGCTTGACCTTGTTGGCGAAAGCCTCGAAGGCGCGCTCGAAATCCGCGGTCGTCATGCACAGCGCCTGGGCAACGGCTTCCGCCTCGATCGCCTCCTCCACCGACATCGCCCACTCCATCGCCAGCATCCGCTTGGTCATGGTGTTGGCGAAGGTCGGCCCTTCCGCGATCTGCTTCGCCAGAACCTGCGCCTGCAGCAACAACTGCTCCGGCGTAACGAGGCGGCTGAAGAAGCCCCAGCGCTCGCCCTCCTCCGCGGTCATGAACCGGCCGGTGTAGAGCAATTCGGAGGCACGTGACTGCCCGATGATCCGCGGCAGGATCGCGCAGGCGCCCATGTCGCAGCCGGCAAGGCCGACCTTGTTGAACAGGAACGCGACCTTTGTGCCACTCGCCGCGAGGCGCATATCCGACGCCATGGCGATGATCGCGCCCGCCCCGGCACAGATGCCCTCGACCGCGGCCACGATCGGCTGCGGGCAGGCCCGCATCGCCTTAACGAGGTCGCCGGTCATGCGCGTGAAGGCGGTCAGCCCCTTGGTGTCCATTTTCACGAGCGGGCCGATGATCTCGAACACGTCGCCGCCCGACGAGAAATTGCCGCCGGCACCGGTGACGACGATGGATTTGACTGCGTCATCAAACGCGCAGGCGCGGAAGAAATCGGTCAGTTCCCGGTAGCTTTCGAAGGTTAGCGGATTTTTTCTCTCGGGACGATTGAGCGTGACCGTCGCGACACCCTCGACCACGGCAAGCAGGAAATGCTGCGGCGAATAATCAGCGAGCGGCACGGTGACGGGATTGGCTGGTCTGCTCATGCGATCTCCTTGGATTCCCTGTTCGGCGCTTGTCCTGCGCACACTAGATCTCACCGCCCGCTACTGCGATTGCCTGCCCGGTGATCGCGCCGGCGCCCTCGCCGCACAGCCAAAGCACCGCATCGGCCACTTCTTGTGGCGTGATCAGACGCCCTTGCGGATTATGTTTCGCGAGCTCGGCGATCGCCTGCTCGCGGGTTCGGCCGGTCTTCTTCATGATGTTGTCGATGCTGCCGGCGACCAGGTCGGTGT
It encodes:
- a CDS encoding bifunctional salicylyl-CoA 5-hydroxylase/oxidoreductase, giving the protein MKVAIIGGGPAGLYAAILLKKQRPGAEVTVYERNRADDTFGFGVVFSDATLDNFEKHDLPSYRRITQEFAYWDDIAVHFRGTVHRVGGNGFCGCSRQKLLLILQERARELGVALHFEVDIDDESRFADADLILLADGINSRFREKYLDHFQPEVDIRSNKFAWMGSTKPLDAFTFIFQETEWGPFIAHAYQYEAGHSTWIFETDPETFERAGLTGLNEAQSAARMAEIFGWFLGGHQLLTNRSMWRNFPMIRSKRWVKDNMVLLGDAKASAHFSIGSGTKLAMEDAIALADAMEKASSVKAALEVYEHGRREEVEKTQHAADVSLVWFEHVDRFWDFDPVQFAFGVMTRSKAITYDNLKLRAPDFVAEVEKSFARQVHSSGFDVDTDRPMVPLFQPLRLREMELANRAVVSPMCMYSAKEGVPTDFHLVHYGSRAIGGAGLIFTEMTCVSRDARITPGCAGLWNDEQEASWRRIVDFVHGNSAAKICLQLGHAGRKGATKLMWDGMDRPLEQGGWEVFSASPLPYFPDSQVPRELDRAGMNAVKEAFVAAAERGERCGFDMLELHCAHGYLLASFISPLTNTRTDDYGGSLENRLRFPREIFEALRAVWPLHKPMSVRISATDWADGGITGDDAVAIARAFAEAGVDLVDVSTGQTVRDAQPIYGRMFQTPFSDQVRNEARVATMCVGNITTADQANTILAAGRADLVALGRPHLVDPFFTMKAAAWYGANDAFCPPQYLPGKDQIFRNSVRDRQDLEELRIKAKPKTRAELKAEATKPLAAE
- a CDS encoding enoyl-CoA hydratase family protein produces the protein MSRPANPVTVPLADYSPQHFLLAVVEGVATVTLNRPERKNPLTFESYRELTDFFRACAFDDAVKSIVVTGAGGNFSSGGDVFEIIGPLVKMDTKGLTAFTRMTGDLVKAMRACPQPIVAAVEGICAGAGAIIAMASDMRLAASGTKVAFLFNKVGLAGCDMGACAILPRIIGQSRASELLYTGRFMTAEEGERWGFFSRLVTPEQLLLQAQVLAKQIAEGPTFANTMTKRMLAMEWAMSVEEAIEAEAVAQALCMTTADFERAFEAFANKVKPVFRGD
- a CDS encoding flavin-dependent oxidoreductase, translating into MKAIIVGGGIGGLTTALMLRSRGLDCEIFEQADTIRELGVGINTLPHAMRELAGLGLLQKLDDVAIRTDQLYYLNRHGQEVWREARGIDAGHDVPQFSIHRGRLQGVIHRAVEERLGHAAIHTGCRLGAFTQDEGGVTAYFFDRAGAHVHTARGDILIGADGIHSRVRDTLFPNEGPPCWNGLMLWRGARDWPLFLTGKSMIVAGGLNAKVVIYPIAEGSGPASRLTNWAVLVKVGEGNAPPPRKEDWSRPGRREELMPHVARFSIPHIDVKSLISATPEFYEYPTCDRDPLPYWSSGRVTLLGDAAHPMYPVGSNGASQAILDARCLADALVRADHPRQALLEYEKKRLPMTADIVRSNRRGGPEGVIDAVEQLAPDGFDNVDNVLSYSQREAIVRGYATKAGFAAVPGLAAVRA
- a CDS encoding cupin domain-containing protein gives rise to the protein MSNEITGITRANEGIQGISWNILGQTYVPKSKTEHSFSWHATLPPGTFVPPHIHPDQDEYLYMLEGKLDFMLGNSEAQATAGDLIRLGMGVPHGIFNKSEQTAKVLFWVSPTKKLFDLFWGLHNMKEQKPEDVVAMAAEFNIHFLPPPPGG